One Natronomonas gomsonensis genomic window, CCGCAATCAGAAGGCAAGCGGCGTCGTCCCCCAGATTTCGGCCATCATGGGGCCGTGTGCCGGCGGCGCGGTGTACTCGCCCGCGATTACGGACTTCATCTTCATGGTCGAGGAGACCAGCCACATGTTCATCACCGGTCCCGACGTCATCGAGACGGTCACCGGCGAGGAGGTCGGCTTCGAGGAGTTGGGCGGGGCGTCTACGCACACCAAGGAATCCGGTGTCGCACACTTCTCGTCGGCCGCCGAGAAGGAAGCACTCGACGACATCCGATACCTGCTGTCGTATCTCCCCTCGAACAACGTCGAGGACCCGCCGCGGGTCGAACCGTGGGACGACCCCGAGCGCCGCGACGAAGAATTGGCCAACGTGGTGCCTGCCGAACCGCAGAAACCCTACGACATCGTCGACGTCATCGACCGCGTCGTCGACGAAGATTCCTTCTTCGAAGTCGCGGAGGGGTACGCCCGCAACCTCGTCACCGGGTTCGGCCGCCTCGACGGCCGCTCGGTCGGCGTCGTCGCCAATCAACCGCGCGTGAACGCCGGCACGCTGGACATCGACGCCTCGCTGAAAGGCGGCCGATTCGTCCGGTTCTGTGATGCGTTCAACATTCCCATCGTCACGTTCGTCGACGTGCCCGGCTTCATGCCCGGCACCGACCAGGAACACGGCGGCATCATCAAACACGGCGCGAAGTTGCTGTACGCCTTCAGCGAGGCGACGGTGCCGCTTTTGACCGTCATCACCCGGAAGGCCTACGGCGGCGCCTACGACGTGATGGCCTCCAAGCACCTCGAAGCCGACGTGAACTACGCCTGGCCCACTGCCGAAATTGCGGTGATGGGTCCGAAGGGTGCAGTCAACATCCTCTACGACGACGAACTGGCGGCCGCCGACGATGTCGAGGCCCGTCGCCAGCAACTCATCGACGAGTACCGCGACCAGTTCGCCAACCCATACACGGCGGCCGAGCGCGGATTCGTCGACGACGTGTTGGAGCCGAAGGAGACGCGGCCGCGACTCATCCGCGACCTCGAGATGCTCGAATCCAAACGCAAGGACACGCCGGACCGCAAACACGGCAACATCCCGCTGTGAGCATGCGTCTGAACGTTCCCGACGACGCCAACGAGGACGAGGCCGCCGCCATCGCCGCCGTCATCCGCGCTCACGTCAACGCGGCCGAAGACGGCGACGACGAGGAAACGACCGACTGGAACGA contains:
- a CDS encoding acc operon protein encodes the protein MRLNVPDDANEDEAAAIAAVIRAHVNAAEDGDDEETTDWNDRRWRFSGRVDSLQGRRIRTPAGAPDDAWSAAGRTERMPFR
- a CDS encoding acyl-CoA carboxylase subunit beta, producing MDDKIEELRELKRDAEKGGGEERIAKQHEKGKLTARERIEYFLDDGTFEEFDQLKTHRCTNFDMEENQPYGDGVVTGYGEVDGRQVFVFAHDFTMFGGSLGEAFAEKVCKVMDRAVETGAPIIGLNDSAGARIQEGIDSLAGYADIFHRNQKASGVVPQISAIMGPCAGGAVYSPAITDFIFMVEETSHMFITGPDVIETVTGEEVGFEELGGASTHTKESGVAHFSSAAEKEALDDIRYLLSYLPSNNVEDPPRVEPWDDPERRDEELANVVPAEPQKPYDIVDVIDRVVDEDSFFEVAEGYARNLVTGFGRLDGRSVGVVANQPRVNAGTLDIDASLKGGRFVRFCDAFNIPIVTFVDVPGFMPGTDQEHGGIIKHGAKLLYAFSEATVPLLTVITRKAYGGAYDVMASKHLEADVNYAWPTAEIAVMGPKGAVNILYDDELAAADDVEARRQQLIDEYRDQFANPYTAAERGFVDDVLEPKETRPRLIRDLEMLESKRKDTPDRKHGNIPL